Proteins from a single region of Crassaminicella profunda:
- a CDS encoding helix-turn-helix domain-containing protein has product MKTKVEEKVVHGNNITIVKRDEDCTIYKMEDVTGEGIMTCYHVFPGIDLMYNDFHMASCFSKFETKVEMLCIDHCREGRIEWQLQNGSYMYLKEQDLQINTRDHHTLGYGFPLSHYHGITIGIYMEEACKTLSSILGGFSIDLKALREKFSLNKKTFIMRADASIQHIFSELYTVPDEIRNDYFKIKVLELLLFLSTVDVPIKGEERLYFPKNRVERVKAIMKYITKNLDKHFTLDELSSRFDIPLTSMKLCFKGVYGTSIYAYIRSYRMHAAALMLRQSNENITHIAGRVGYDNSSKFAAAFKKVMGISPRQYRKSLV; this is encoded by the coding sequence TTGAAAACAAAAGTAGAAGAAAAAGTAGTTCATGGGAATAATATCACAATAGTAAAAAGAGATGAAGATTGTACCATATATAAAATGGAAGATGTTACGGGAGAGGGCATTATGACATGCTATCATGTATTTCCAGGGATAGATTTAATGTATAATGATTTTCATATGGCGAGCTGTTTTTCTAAGTTTGAGACAAAAGTAGAAATGCTGTGTATTGATCATTGCCGAGAGGGGCGCATTGAATGGCAGCTTCAGAATGGTTCATATATGTATTTGAAGGAGCAGGATTTGCAGATCAATACAAGAGATCACCATACCCTTGGATACGGATTTCCTTTAAGTCATTATCATGGTATAACGATTGGCATATATATGGAGGAAGCATGCAAAACACTTTCCTCTATTTTGGGTGGATTTTCTATTGATCTGAAGGCTTTACGTGAAAAGTTTTCTTTGAATAAAAAAACATTTATTATGCGTGCGGATGCGTCTATTCAGCATATTTTTTCTGAACTGTATACAGTACCTGATGAGATTAGGAATGATTATTTTAAAATTAAAGTTTTAGAACTATTATTGTTTTTGAGTACAGTAGATGTGCCAATAAAGGGTGAAGAACGGCTTTATTTCCCAAAGAATAGAGTGGAAAGGGTAAAAGCCATTATGAAATATATAACTAAGAATTTAGATAAGCATTTTACCTTAGATGAATTATCTTCAAGATTTGATATACCTCTTACATCTATGAAGCTTTGTTTCAAAGGGGTCTATGGTACCTCAATTTATGCATACATACGTTCTTATCGAATGCATGCAGCTGCATTGATGCTTCGCCAAAGTAATGAAAATATTACGCACATTGCTGGAAGGGTAGGTTATGATAATTCAAGTAAATTTGCAGCAGCTTTTAAGAAAGTCATGGGCATATCTCCACGGCAATATAGAAAATCTCTTGTCTAA